The genomic region GGCGCACAAACGATCGCCCGTATTTCCGGCTGTAATATTGGTACGGCGCGATCGCTGATGGAGAATTTGCCGGGGAGGTTAGCCATTCCCCTCTACTATCCACAGGCGTTAAGACTGGTGAGCCATTTAAAGCGGATTCAAGTGGAAGCGGAAATAGAGGTGGATTGAGGGAATCAGCAGGGGACAGGAGGGGTACGCCCGACATCTAACATCTAAAATGTTAACTCCCTACCGCCACTCCTTCTTTCCAGGCGATCGCCTCGCCCTCGTCTTCAACGGGATAAGGCGGGTTGCTGGCGTTCTACTAAGGTGACGAAGTTAGACAAGATTTGCAAACCCAAATCCGAGGATTTTTCCGGGTGAAATTGTACCGCCATCAAGTTGTCCCGGGCGATCGCGGCGGTGACCGTTTGGCTGCCGTGGGTGACCGTGGCGGCTCTCACTTCAGGGTCGATGGGATCTACGTAGTAAGAATGGACAAAGTATACCCAAGGGTGGGCGGGTAAATTCTGCCAGAGGGGAATCTCGGGTTGGGTGAAGTCGAGTTGATTCCAGCCCATGTGAGGCACCGTCAAGCCGGGTTCGGATCGGAAGCGGCGAACCGTACCGGGAATAATGCCCAAACCGGGTTCTTTCCCTTCTTCGCTACCGTCGAAGAGGATTTGCAAGCCGAGACAGACGCCGAGGAAGGGCTTACCGGAGGCGATCGCCTCTTTGACGACGCCGACGAGATCGCGCGATCGCAGGTGTTGGATAGCGGGATCGAAGGCGCCGACCCCGGGGAGGAGTACCGCGTCCGCCCGGGCGATCGTGTCGGCGTCCTCGGCGATCTGGGCCGTCGCCCCGGCGTTTTCCAAGCCTTTGCACACCGAGTGCAAGTTTCCCATGTCGTAATCTACAACGGCGATAACTGGCATTGCCCCATCCTTCTGCGTGCGAACATCGAGCGGAGAGTTCACGAAATTTGGTACAATTCCGTGAGATCGGGCGCGATCGCGACTCCGAACCTCCTTATTGTACGCGATGAAAGAGTTTAGAGTTTAGAGTTTGGATTTTAGAGTCGAGATTTTAGAGGGGAGAGTTGGGGAGTCGAAAGTTTAGATTTTAAAGGGCGATCTGGCAATGACTCGAACGGTTTTGCTGACTTCGTTTACCACCTGGTTACCCCACCAACCCTCTAATGCTTCAGACGATTTGTTGGGTTATTTAAGCCGCGATCGCTTCGCGACGCCTCCGGCGGATCGCGCACTGTTACAAAACGCTCATTTTTTGAGAAAACTGCCCGTCGATTTTCACTTAGCCCCCCAACGGGCGATCGCGGCGATCGAACACCTGCAACCGGAGGCGATCGTCTGTTGCGGAATGGCAGAAACTCGGCAAAAACTCACCCTAGAATCTCGGGCCCGGTATGGCGATCGCACGGTCAACAATCCCCTCGATCTCGATCGCCTCGTCCACGGCTTACAGTGGACTGAAATTAGCCACGATGCGGGACAATTCGTCTGCGAACGGCTGTATTATTCCGTTCTCGATTATCTCCACCACCGACAGAAAGCCACCGTCGGCGCGATCGCGGTTCGACCCGACCCCGTAAAGCATGACAACCATCGCCGTTGCTTGTTCGTCCACGTTCCGCCTCTCAATCGCGAGAACCTCACCGCGATCGCGCAAGATTTTGTAACAATTTTGCAGCGCCTCTAATCCCCCGGCAACATCGGATACCCGGCGATCGCCCTTCGCGAAAACCCTGCCCGAGCGATCGGCTCGATCCGTCCATTTCACAAGCTAAAACCACAGCCACTCTTTCACAAAATCCGCCGCATTCAACCCCGTTCCCCCTCGCCGAAACAGCACATTTCTCCCCGACAACCAGCAATTTGTAATCTTTGTAACAACTATTACCGCCTTCCACTGACACGATTTATAAATACTCCCAACCCATAGCCTTTATAGACCTTACCAACATCGGGCCGTGCGATTTGACAACTACGATCCAGGGGATTTTTACGACGAACTGTTCGCTTCCAAGGGTCAACCCCGTCCCTACACCACCCCTTTAATTGAAAAAATTAATTCCCTTTCCGAAGGCGAACTGGTGCAACGCCAACAAGCGGCGCAAATTGCCATGTTCAAAATGGGAATCACCTTCAGTGTCTACGGAGACAGCGAAGGAACCGAACGGATTTTCCCCTTCGACCTGATTCCGCGCATCGTCGCCGCACAAGAATGGCAAGAACTCGACCGAGGACTGAAACAACGGATTCATACCCTCAATCTGTTTATTGCCGATATCTACGGCGAACAGAAAATTATTAAAGACGGAATTATTCCTCAAGATATTATTTATTCCGCCAAAGGTTTTCTCAAACCCTGCATGGGTTTAAAACCGCCGGGGGATATCTGGTGTCACATCACCGGAACCGACCTGGTACGGGATAAAAATGGCCAGTGGTACGTATTAGAAGATAACCTGCGCTGTCCTTCTGGGGTTTCCTACGTTCTGGAAAACCGACGGGTGATGAAAAGCACCTTTTCTCAAGTATTCCGAACGATGGACATCCAACCCGTAGACGAATATCCCTCGCACTTACTCGAAACCTTACTCAATATTGCCCCTCCCCATTTACCCGATCCGACGGTGGTGGTATTAACCCCGGGGATTTATAATTCGGCTTATTTCGAGCATTCTTTCCTCGCCCAACAGATGGGGGTCGAACTGGTCGAAGGGCGGGATTTAGTCGTCGCCGACGGCTACTTACAGATGCGAACGACGAAAGGCTTGCAGCGTGTCGATGTCGTCTATCGCCGCATCGACGACGATTTTATCGATCCGAAGGTGTTTCGGTCGGACTCGATGCTCGGAGTTCCGGGACTGACGGAAGTTTACCGCGCCGGACGGGTCGGAATTGCCAATGCGTTAGGAACGGGGGTGGCGGACGATAAGGTGATTTACGCTTACGTTCCGGAAATGATTCGCTACTATCTCGGGGAAGAGCAGATTTTACCGAACGTTCCGACATATATGTGTTGGGAACCGAAGCAACTGGAATATGTGTTGGCGAATCTCGATAAGTTAGTGGTCAAGGCGGCGAACGAATCGGGCGGTTATGGAATGTTGGTGGGAACCCAAGCCACGCCGTCAGAACGGGAGGAGTTTGCGGAAAAAATTAAGGCCAATCCGCGCAATTATATCGCCCAACCGACGTTATGTTTGTCGCGGGTTCCGACGTTATTAAACGGTCAGTTTGAGGGATGTCACGTCGATTTGCGTCCTTATATTCTTTACGGAGAAGATATTTATGTGAATCCGGGAGGATTGACGCGGGTTGCCCTCAAACGGGGTTCTTTGGTGGTCAATTCTTCTCAAGGGGGAGGGAGTAAGGATACTTGGGTGTTGACTCGATGAATTTTAGATTTTAGATTTTAGATTTTAGATGGTTCTAATTTCTGATTTTTGATTTCTAATTTCTAGTTTTGGGCGGACAGGATGACTGTCCCAAAGGATCGTGAATTTTCCCCTTAGATTTATACCTTTAAGTTATCAGCCAAGATCATGCTCAGTCGTGTTGCAGATTCAATTTACTGGCTCAATCGTTATGTAGAACGGGTTGAAAATATCGCTCGTTTTATTGATGCGAATTTGAATTTAATTCTGGATTCTCCGGCGGGAA from Oxynema aestuarii AP17 harbors:
- a CDS encoding peptidase C15 translates to MTRTVLLTSFTTWLPHQPSNASDDLLGYLSRDRFATPPADRALLQNAHFLRKLPVDFHLAPQRAIAAIEHLQPEAIVCCGMAETRQKLTLESRARYGDRTVNNPLDLDRLVHGLQWTEISHDAGQFVCERLYYSVLDYLHHRQKATVGAIAVRPDPVKHDNHRRCLFVHVPPLNRENLTAIAQDFVTILQRL
- the hisH gene encoding imidazole glycerol phosphate synthase subunit HisH yields the protein MPVIAVVDYDMGNLHSVCKGLENAGATAQIAEDADTIARADAVLLPGVGAFDPAIQHLRSRDLVGVVKEAIASGKPFLGVCLGLQILFDGSEEGKEPGLGIIPGTVRRFRSEPGLTVPHMGWNQLDFTQPEIPLWQNLPAHPWVYFVHSYYVDPIDPEVRAATVTHGSQTVTAAIARDNLMAVQFHPEKSSDLGLQILSNFVTLVERQQPALSR
- a CDS encoding circularly permuted type 2 ATP-grasp protein — translated: MRFDNYDPGDFYDELFASKGQPRPYTTPLIEKINSLSEGELVQRQQAAQIAMFKMGITFSVYGDSEGTERIFPFDLIPRIVAAQEWQELDRGLKQRIHTLNLFIADIYGEQKIIKDGIIPQDIIYSAKGFLKPCMGLKPPGDIWCHITGTDLVRDKNGQWYVLEDNLRCPSGVSYVLENRRVMKSTFSQVFRTMDIQPVDEYPSHLLETLLNIAPPHLPDPTVVVLTPGIYNSAYFEHSFLAQQMGVELVEGRDLVVADGYLQMRTTKGLQRVDVVYRRIDDDFIDPKVFRSDSMLGVPGLTEVYRAGRVGIANALGTGVADDKVIYAYVPEMIRYYLGEEQILPNVPTYMCWEPKQLEYVLANLDKLVVKAANESGGYGMLVGTQATPSEREEFAEKIKANPRNYIAQPTLCLSRVPTLLNGQFEGCHVDLRPYILYGEDIYVNPGGLTRVALKRGSLVVNSSQGGGSKDTWVLTR